A single window of Nicotiana sylvestris chromosome 5, ASM39365v2, whole genome shotgun sequence DNA harbors:
- the LOC138869755 gene encoding secreted RxLR effector protein 161-like, giving the protein MSRVPYTNVVGSLMYAMVCTRPDIAQVVRVISRYMHNPGKEHWQGVKWILRYIHNTVDVWLVFEHEGNQSIVGYCDLDFAGDLDKRRPTTDYMFTFAKAPVSWKSIL; this is encoded by the coding sequence atgtcaagggtaccatacacaaatgttgttggtagcttgatgtatgcaatggtctgtacgagacctgacattgCACAAGTTGTtagagttattagcagatatatgcataatccaggaaaggagcattggcaaggtgtgaagtggattctacggtatattcataatactgtagatgtttgGTTAGTTTTTGAGCATGAAGGCAATCAGTCtatagttggatattgtgacttagattttgcgggtgatctggacaaacgaagaccAACTACTGATTAtatgtttacttttgcaaaggcaccagttagttggaagtctattTTGTAG
- the LOC104242939 gene encoding protein PYRICULARIA ORYZAE RESISTANCE 21, translating to MGGDKTEKTTKMVLKVDLQCSCCYKKVKKVLCKFPQIRDQVYDEKANTVTITVVCCNPEKIRDKLCSKGCGVIKSIEIKDPEKPKKPEKPIEAEKPTVVIIEKPQKDPKPNPVAQPPQPPPPPELIMVQKYPPPPHGYCCGQCYEGHIGGPCYQMYGRMLPPDPCYDNYGPRPYGYRRGCYVSRCDEYYFTEENATGCSIM from the exons ATGGGCGGTGACAAAACTGAGAAG ACTACTAAAATGGTGCTCAAAGTTGATCTTCAATGCTCCTGCTGCTACAAGAAGGTCAAAAAAGTTCTCTGTAAATTCCCTC AAATTAGAGACCAGGTATATGATGAGAAGGCCAATACAGTCACAATCACTGTGGTATGCTGTAATCCTGAGAAAATTCGTGACAAATTATGTAGTAAAGGATGTGGAGTAATTAAGAGCATTGAAATTAAAGATCCTGAAAAGCCCAAAAAGCCCGAAAAACCCATAGAAGCAGAAAAGCCTACGGTTGTCATCATTGAAAAGCCCCAAAAAGATCCTAAACCTAATCCAGTGGCTCAACCACCACAACCACCACCGCCACCAGAGCTCATAATGGTTCAAAAATACCCTCCGCCGCCACACGGATATTGTTGTGGACAATGTTACGAGGGTCATATCGGGGGCCCATGTTATCAAATGTACGGAAGAATGCTCCCTCCGGACCCATGTTACGATAACTACGGGCCTCGGCCGTATGGCTATAGAAGAGGCTGTTACGTGAGCAGATGTGACGAATACTATTTTACTGAAGAAAATGCCACAGGATGCTCAATTATGTAA